The Canis lupus familiaris isolate Mischka breed German Shepherd chromosome 27, alternate assembly UU_Cfam_GSD_1.0, whole genome shotgun sequence genome window below encodes:
- the TUBA8 gene encoding tubulin alpha-8 chain isoform X8 — protein sequence MRECISVHVGQAGVQIGNACWELFCLEHGIQADGTFGVQGSKVNDDDSFTTFFSETGNGKHVPRAVMVDLEPTVVDEVRAGTYRQLFHPEQLITGKEDAANNYARGHYTVGKESIDLVLDRIRKLTDACSGLQGFLIFHSFGGGTGSGFTSLLMERLSLDYGKKSKLEFAIYPAPQVSTAVVEPYNSILTTHTTLEHSDCAFMVDNEAIYDICRRNLDIERPTYTNLNRLISQIVSSITASLRFDGALNVDLTEFQTNLVPYPRIHFPLVTYAPIISAEKAYHEQLSVAEITSSCFEPNSQMVKCDPRHGKYMACCMLYRGDVVPKDVNVAIAAIKTKRTIQFVDWCPTGFKVGINYQPPTVVPGGDLAKVQRAVCMLSNTTAIAEAWARLDHKFDLMYAKRAFVHWYVGEGMEEGEFSEAREDLAALEKDYEEVGTDSFEEENEGEEF from the exons CGGGAGTGCATATCAGTCCACGTGGGTCAAGCAGGAGTTCAGATTGGCAATGCCTGCTGGGAGCTCTTCTGTCTGGAACATGGCATCCAGGCAGATGGCACCTTTGGTGTCCAAGGCAGCAAGGTCAATGATGATGACTCATTCACCACCTTTTTCAGTGAGACTGGTAATGGGAAACATGTGCCTCGGGCTGTCATGGTAGATCTGGAGCCTACTGTAGTAG ATGAGGTTCGAGCAGGAACCTACCGCCAGCTCTTCCATCCAGAACAGTTGATCACAGGGAAGGAGGATGCAGCTAACAACTATGCCCGGGGCCACTACACAGTGGGCAAGGAGAGCATCGACCTGGTGCTGGATCGTATACGGAAGCTG ACAGATGCCTGCTCTGGCTTGCAGGGCTTCCTCATCTTCCACAGTTTTGGTGGGGGCACTGGCTCTGGCTTCACTTCTCTGTTGATGGAACGCCTCTCCTTGGATTATGGCAAGAAATCCAAGTTAGAGTTTGCTATTTACCCAGCTCCTCAGGTCTCCACTGCAGTGGTAGAGCCCTACAACTCCATTCTGACCACCCACACCACACTGGAACATTCAGATTGTGCTTTTATGGTGGATAATGAAGCCATCTATGACATCTGTCGCAGGAACCTAGACATTGAGCGCCCCACCTATACCAACCTCAACCGCCTCATCAGTCAGATTGTGTCCTCCATCACTGCCTCTCTCCGCTTTGATGGGGCCCTTAATGTGGACCTCACTGAGTTCCAGACCAACCTGGTGCCCTACCCCCGCATCCACTTCCCACTGGTCACTTATGCACCCATCATATCTGCTGAGAAAGCCTATCATGAACAACTCTCCGTGGCTGAGATAACCAGCTCCTGCTTTGAGCCCAACAGCCAGATGGTGAAGTGTGACCCAAGACATGGGAAGTACATGGCCTGCTGCATGCTCTACCGGGGGGATGTGGTGCCTAAGGATGTGAATGTCGCTATTGCCGCCATCAAGACCAAGAGGACTATTCAATTTGTAGATTGGTGTCCTACAGGCTTCAAG GTGGGCATCAACTATCAGCCCCCCACTGTGGTACCAGGAGGGGACCTGGCCAAAGTCCAGAGGGCTGTTTGCATGCTCAGCAACACCACAGCAATTGCAGAGGCCTGGGCCCGCCTGGACCACAAGTTTGATCTCATGTATGCCAAGCGGGCCTTTGTGCATTGGTATGTTGGAGAGGGAATGGAAGAAGGAGAATTTTCTGAGGCCAGGGAGGACCTGGCTGCACTGGAGAAGGATTATGAAGAAGTGGGGACTGAttcatttgaagaagaaaatgaaggggaGGAGTTTTAA
- the TUBA8 gene encoding tubulin alpha-8 chain isoform X10, translating to MVDLEPTVVDEVRAGTYRQLFHPEQLITGKEDAANNYARGHYTVGKESIDLVLDRIRKLTDACSGLQGFLIFHSFGGGTGSGFTSLLMERLSLDYGKKSKLEFAIYPAPQVSTAVVEPYNSILTTHTTLEHSDCAFMVDNEAIYDICRRNLDIERPTYTNLNRLISQIVSSITASLRFDGALNVDLTEFQTNLVPYPRIHFPLVTYAPIISAEKAYHEQLSVAEITSSCFEPNSQMVKCDPRHGKYMACCMLYRGDVVPKDVNVAIAAIKTKRTIQFVDWCPTGFKVGINYQPPTVVPGGDLAKVQRAVCMLSNTTAIAEAWARLDHKFDLMYAKRAFVHWYVGEGMEEGEFSEAREDLAALEKDYEEVGTDSFEEENEGEEF from the exons ATGGTAGATCTGGAGCCTACTGTAGTAG ATGAGGTTCGAGCAGGAACCTACCGCCAGCTCTTCCATCCAGAACAGTTGATCACAGGGAAGGAGGATGCAGCTAACAACTATGCCCGGGGCCACTACACAGTGGGCAAGGAGAGCATCGACCTGGTGCTGGATCGTATACGGAAGCTG ACAGATGCCTGCTCTGGCTTGCAGGGCTTCCTCATCTTCCACAGTTTTGGTGGGGGCACTGGCTCTGGCTTCACTTCTCTGTTGATGGAACGCCTCTCCTTGGATTATGGCAAGAAATCCAAGTTAGAGTTTGCTATTTACCCAGCTCCTCAGGTCTCCACTGCAGTGGTAGAGCCCTACAACTCCATTCTGACCACCCACACCACACTGGAACATTCAGATTGTGCTTTTATGGTGGATAATGAAGCCATCTATGACATCTGTCGCAGGAACCTAGACATTGAGCGCCCCACCTATACCAACCTCAACCGCCTCATCAGTCAGATTGTGTCCTCCATCACTGCCTCTCTCCGCTTTGATGGGGCCCTTAATGTGGACCTCACTGAGTTCCAGACCAACCTGGTGCCCTACCCCCGCATCCACTTCCCACTGGTCACTTATGCACCCATCATATCTGCTGAGAAAGCCTATCATGAACAACTCTCCGTGGCTGAGATAACCAGCTCCTGCTTTGAGCCCAACAGCCAGATGGTGAAGTGTGACCCAAGACATGGGAAGTACATGGCCTGCTGCATGCTCTACCGGGGGGATGTGGTGCCTAAGGATGTGAATGTCGCTATTGCCGCCATCAAGACCAAGAGGACTATTCAATTTGTAGATTGGTGTCCTACAGGCTTCAAG GTGGGCATCAACTATCAGCCCCCCACTGTGGTACCAGGAGGGGACCTGGCCAAAGTCCAGAGGGCTGTTTGCATGCTCAGCAACACCACAGCAATTGCAGAGGCCTGGGCCCGCCTGGACCACAAGTTTGATCTCATGTATGCCAAGCGGGCCTTTGTGCATTGGTATGTTGGAGAGGGAATGGAAGAAGGAGAATTTTCTGAGGCCAGGGAGGACCTGGCTGCACTGGAGAAGGATTATGAAGAAGTGGGGACTGAttcatttgaagaagaaaatgaaggggaGGAGTTTTAA